Proteins encoded within one genomic window of Haladaptatus sp. QDMS2:
- a CDS encoding 2-oxoacid:acceptor oxidoreductase subunit alpha, producing the protein MPEDLNWAIGGEAGDGIDSTGKIFAQALSRAGRHVFTSKDFASRIRGGYTAYKIRTSVDRVESVVDRLDILIALTQRTVEENMSELHEGSVIIYDGERTTMKDFEAPEGMIGLNVPLRRLAEEAGGAIMQNIVALGAACEVSEFPIENLDESLEKRFGAKGGSIVENNSKAARKGQEYVRENYDLDLDYELETTDEDYVLLNGDEAIGMGAIAAGCRFYAGYPITPATNVMEYMTGRVEQFGGAVIQAEDELSAINMALGAARAGARAMTATSGPGIDLMTETFGLIATSETPLVITNVMRSGPSTGMPTKQEQGDLNQMLYGGHGEIPRFVVAPTSISECFHKTVEAFNLAEKYQTPVYLAADLALAVSEQTFPPEEFDMDAVEIDRGKVVDDETVGDWVNDKQQFKPHALTEDGVSPRAFPGTKGGAHMSTGLEHDELGRRTEDTDMRVKQVDKRNRKVQTAIENEDWSPREFGDADSENLVISWGSNEGAMREAMEFLEEDDVSVRFLSVPYIFPRPDLTEEIAKADEVIVVECNATGQFANLIEHDALTRVKRVNKYNGVRFKADELANEIKAALDEPVEATA; encoded by the coding sequence TCTCTCGCGCAGGCCGACACGTCTTTACGTCCAAAGACTTCGCATCCCGAATCCGTGGTGGCTACACCGCGTACAAGATTCGTACCTCGGTCGACCGCGTCGAGAGTGTCGTAGACCGACTCGACATTCTGATTGCACTGACCCAACGCACGGTCGAAGAGAACATGAGCGAGCTCCACGAGGGCTCGGTCATCATCTACGACGGTGAACGAACCACGATGAAGGACTTCGAGGCCCCCGAGGGCATGATCGGCCTCAACGTTCCCCTCCGCCGCCTCGCAGAAGAGGCGGGTGGGGCCATCATGCAGAACATCGTCGCACTCGGCGCGGCGTGTGAAGTCTCCGAGTTCCCAATCGAGAACCTCGACGAATCGCTCGAAAAGCGCTTCGGCGCGAAGGGCGGCTCCATCGTCGAGAACAACTCCAAGGCCGCGCGCAAGGGACAGGAGTACGTTCGCGAGAACTACGACCTGGACCTCGACTACGAACTCGAAACCACCGACGAGGATTACGTCCTCCTGAACGGTGACGAAGCGATTGGCATGGGCGCAATCGCGGCCGGCTGTCGCTTCTACGCTGGCTACCCAATCACGCCAGCGACCAACGTCATGGAGTACATGACCGGACGCGTAGAGCAGTTCGGCGGCGCTGTCATCCAGGCTGAAGACGAACTGTCGGCCATCAACATGGCCCTCGGCGCAGCCCGCGCCGGTGCCCGAGCGATGACCGCAACCTCTGGGCCGGGCATCGACCTCATGACCGAGACCTTCGGCCTCATCGCGACGAGCGAGACGCCGCTGGTCATCACCAACGTCATGCGTTCTGGGCCGTCCACGGGGATGCCGACCAAGCAAGAACAGGGCGACCTGAACCAGATGCTCTACGGCGGCCACGGCGAGATTCCGCGCTTCGTCGTCGCTCCGACCAGCATCTCCGAGTGTTTCCACAAGACCGTGGAAGCGTTCAATCTGGCAGAGAAGTACCAGACGCCGGTCTACCTCGCCGCAGACCTCGCGCTCGCCGTGAGCGAACAGACCTTCCCGCCCGAAGAGTTCGACATGGACGCAGTCGAAATCGACCGCGGCAAGGTCGTAGACGACGAAACCGTCGGCGACTGGGTCAACGACAAACAGCAGTTCAAACCGCACGCGCTCACCGAGGACGGCGTCTCGCCGCGCGCGTTCCCCGGTACGAAGGGCGGCGCACACATGTCCACTGGTCTCGAACACGACGAACTCGGTCGCCGGACCGAGGACACGGACATGCGCGTAAAGCAGGTCGACAAGCGCAACCGGAAGGTCCAGACGGCCATCGAGAATGAAGACTGGTCGCCACGCGAATTCGGCGACGCAGACTCTGAGAACCTCGTCATCTCGTGGGGTTCGAACGAGGGCGCGATGCGCGAGGCGATGGAGTTCTTAGAGGAAGACGACGTTTCCGTGCGCTTCCTCTCGGTTCCGTACATCTTCCCGCGCCCCGACCTGACCGAGGAAATTGCGAAGGCAGACGAGGTCATCGTCGTCGAGTGTAACGCGACCGGCCAGTTCGCGAACCTCATCGAACACGATGCCCTCACCCGCGTAAAGCGCGTGAACAAGTACAACGGTGTCCGGTTCAAAGCAGACGAACTGGCAAACGAAATCAAAGCGGCTCTCGACGAGCCCGTGGAGGCAACGGCATGA
- a CDS encoding 2-oxoacid:ferredoxin oxidoreductase subunit beta: protein MSSDVRFTDFKSDKQPTWCPGCGDFGTMNGMMKALAETGNNPDNTFLVAGIGCSGKIGTYMHAYALHGVHGRALPVGIGAKLANPNLEVMVAGGDGDGFSIGAGHFVHAVRRNVDMTYVVMDNRIYGLTKGQASPTSREDFETSTTPDGPMQAPVNPHALALAAGGTFIAQSFSSDAMRHVEIIKEAIEHPGFAFVNCYSPCVTFNDVDTYDYFRDSLVDLKETDHDPTDKDAAKDVIFDTEKEYQGVIYKNEASVPFEDRWGISEDMSKIESKPPEGAMDLVREFY, encoded by the coding sequence ATGAGCTCCGACGTTCGATTCACTGACTTCAAATCCGACAAGCAGCCGACCTGGTGTCCCGGATGCGGTGACTTCGGGACGATGAACGGCATGATGAAAGCACTCGCCGAAACCGGCAACAACCCGGACAATACGTTCCTGGTCGCCGGGATCGGCTGTTCGGGCAAGATTGGGACGTACATGCACGCGTACGCCCTGCACGGCGTCCACGGACGCGCCCTGCCCGTCGGCATCGGTGCCAAACTCGCGAACCCGAACCTCGAAGTGATGGTCGCAGGTGGCGACGGTGACGGGTTCTCCATCGGCGCGGGCCACTTCGTCCACGCCGTCCGGCGCAACGTCGACATGACGTACGTCGTGATGGACAACCGCATCTACGGCCTGACGAAGGGGCAGGCATCCCCGACCAGCCGCGAGGACTTCGAAACCTCGACGACCCCCGACGGCCCGATGCAGGCGCCGGTCAACCCGCACGCCCTCGCACTCGCCGCCGGTGGCACGTTCATCGCCCAGTCGTTCTCGTCTGACGCGATGCGCCACGTCGAAATCATAAAGGAAGCCATCGAGCATCCCGGCTTCGCCTTCGTCAACTGTTACAGCCCGTGTGTCACGTTCAACGACGTGGACACCTACGACTACTTCCGCGACTCGCTCGTGGACCTGAAGGAGACGGACCACGACCCGACCGACAAGGACGCGGCCAAGGACGTCATCTTCGACACCGAGAAGGAGTACCAGGGCGTCATTTACAAGAACGAAGCGTCGGTTCCGTTCGAGGACCGCTGGGGCATCTCCGAAGACATGTCCAAAATCGAGAGCAAGCCGCCAGAAGGCGCGATGGACCTCGTCCGCGAGTTCTACTAA
- a CDS encoding geranylgeranyl reductase family protein: MAAERYDIIIVGGGTSGTFAAATAANEGLSVAILERKSKEEGGMIACGDAIKGKSTFPDVIDRDYLRAESFTNENILKARFENPVTDKNLDIPFRSPGAVVDRKRYGEVLLEEAERAGAEIHWDTVVQDVVQNDAGRVTGVTATRKGSVKNYDAEVVIDAAGSLSLLQDKVDFSDTTFDTKVSYSQFCSAYREVLITKEPVDYHDAIVFKPTEELGYLWYFPRSPTEINVGLGFQMNKPPMKLVEVLKKDIRSRPEFKGAKIKNKLGAALPTRRTYDSATANGYMAVGDAAGHVNPTTGGGIPGAAKAGYWAALEAIEAISEGDVTESNLWNYNKRVMDDFGSRFAAMDLYNIFGGAHDVNDLVSVISALPGQQLLDALGKEGTASMGLGLKLKTALKTFGHWNVLYELYKVQQKAGELRDVYAEYPTDPSGFESWRKSRDAVMDDVYKITGANPKY, translated from the coding sequence ATGGCAGCCGAACGCTACGATATTATCATAGTTGGGGGTGGCACCTCCGGGACCTTTGCGGCCGCGACGGCTGCGAACGAAGGTCTCTCTGTCGCTATCTTGGAGCGAAAGTCGAAGGAGGAGGGTGGGATGATTGCCTGCGGTGACGCAATCAAGGGGAAAAGTACGTTCCCCGACGTCATCGACCGGGACTATCTCCGGGCGGAGTCGTTCACCAACGAGAACATCCTGAAGGCCCGCTTCGAGAACCCGGTTACGGACAAGAACCTCGACATCCCGTTCCGGTCGCCGGGGGCCGTCGTGGACCGCAAACGCTACGGCGAAGTTCTGCTCGAAGAAGCAGAGCGCGCCGGCGCGGAGATTCACTGGGACACCGTCGTCCAGGACGTCGTCCAGAACGACGCAGGCCGGGTCACGGGCGTCACCGCCACGCGCAAGGGAAGCGTGAAGAACTACGACGCAGAAGTCGTCATCGACGCCGCCGGGTCGCTCTCGCTGCTCCAGGACAAGGTGGACTTCTCTGACACCACGTTCGATACGAAGGTGAGTTACTCGCAGTTCTGTTCTGCCTATCGCGAGGTGCTCATCACGAAGGAACCGGTCGATTACCACGACGCAATCGTATTCAAGCCGACCGAAGAATTGGGCTACCTCTGGTACTTCCCACGGTCGCCAACCGAAATCAACGTCGGGCTTGGCTTCCAGATGAACAAGCCGCCGATGAAGCTCGTCGAAGTCCTGAAAAAGGACATTCGCTCCCGCCCCGAGTTCAAGGGCGCGAAAATCAAGAACAAACTCGGCGCGGCGCTCCCGACCCGCCGAACCTACGATTCGGCGACGGCAAACGGCTACATGGCCGTCGGCGACGCCGCGGGCCACGTGAATCCGACCACTGGCGGGGGCATTCCCGGCGCGGCGAAAGCCGGCTACTGGGCCGCCCTCGAAGCCATCGAGGCAATCAGCGAAGGCGACGTGACCGAATCCAACCTATGGAACTACAACAAGCGCGTGATGGACGACTTCGGCAGTCGCTTCGCCGCAATGGACCTCTACAACATCTTCGGCGGCGCACACGACGTAAACGACCTCGTGAGCGTCATCAGCGCCCTGCCCGGCCAACAACTCCTCGACGCGCTCGGCAAGGAGGGAACGGCGTCGATGGGGCTCGGCCTCAAACTCAAAACCGCACTCAAGACGTTCGGCCACTGGAACGTCCTCTACGAACTCTACAAGGTCCAGCAGAAAGCCGGCGAACTGCGCGACGTGTACGCGGAGTACCCCACCGACCCGAGCGGCTTCGAATCCTGGCGAAAATCGCGTGACGCCGTCATGGACGACGTCTACAAGATTACCGGCGCGAATCCGAAGTACTGA
- a CDS encoding aldo/keto reductase, with protein MADPTSNPTSDDCPRVGGMPILGLGTWENDDQRQCAESVKTALEMGYRHIDTAQIYGNEEGVGRGIEMADVDRDSIFLATKVWIENLSPEDVVKSTEESLDKLNVDYVDLLYVHWPADEYDAEETLEAFEALYDDGKVNRIGVSNFEPEQLEAAQKALGPGKEIFANQVEMHPLLPQRELREYCAENDIELVAYSPLARGDVFDVPELSAIADDHGVSEAQVSLAWLREKGVTAIPKATSEEHVRDNWHSLDFELSELEVTTIDELDRTERKVDPSFAPW; from the coding sequence ATGGCTGACCCTACCAGCAACCCAACAAGTGACGACTGTCCCCGTGTCGGCGGCATGCCAATTCTCGGTCTCGGCACCTGGGAGAACGACGACCAGCGCCAGTGTGCAGAGAGCGTGAAAACTGCCCTCGAAATGGGGTATCGACACATCGACACCGCCCAGATTTACGGCAACGAGGAAGGCGTCGGCCGCGGCATCGAGATGGCCGACGTCGACCGCGACAGCATCTTCCTCGCGACGAAGGTCTGGATCGAGAACCTCTCGCCAGAGGACGTCGTGAAGTCCACCGAAGAGAGCCTCGACAAACTCAACGTCGACTACGTCGACTTGCTGTACGTCCACTGGCCAGCGGACGAATACGACGCAGAAGAAACCCTCGAGGCCTTCGAAGCGCTCTACGACGACGGCAAAGTCAACCGCATCGGCGTGAGCAACTTCGAACCGGAGCAACTCGAAGCGGCACAGAAGGCACTCGGCCCCGGCAAAGAGATATTCGCGAATCAGGTCGAGATGCACCCGCTGCTCCCCCAACGCGAACTGCGCGAGTACTGTGCGGAGAACGACATCGAACTCGTCGCCTATTCGCCACTCGCCCGCGGTGACGTGTTCGACGTCCCTGAACTCTCGGCCATCGCCGACGACCACGGCGTGAGCGAGGCGCAGGTCAGCCTCGCGTGGCTCCGCGAGAAGGGCGTCACCGCCATTCCGAAGGCGACCAGCGAGGAGCACGTCCGAGACAACTGGCACTCACTCGACTTCGAGCTCTCGGAGCTGGAAGTGACGACCATCGACGAACTCGACCGCACGGAACGCAAGGTCGACCCGTCGTTCGCGCCGTGGTAG
- a CDS encoding acyl-CoA synthetase → MGVHNLHEYDAVCDSFDWSDIFDEADWDAPDSLNIAHEVCDRHAENREKVALYYAGKDGERETLTFWELARQSNKFANVLASLVDEGDRVFSYMPRIPEHYVSLVGTLKTGAVWGSVNERYGPDGIAYRLDDCDAKVVVTSAANRETVGRALEDAPSVEHVIVVSEDGTGIKKGDLSFHAELDGASRHFDVAETSGEDNALLYYTSGTTGRAKGVLHKHRWVGGVAATQKFAVDLQPGDLYWSTGDLGWLTGPINTLGAWYWGASLFTYEGEFDPETWAGLLDEYPISVLFSVPTAYRMLREHQDVLDGTGLNLRHALSIGEPLSAGVVEWGEDVLGVTIHDTYGQTETGNMIINNYPTMELRPGSMGKPLPGIEADVVDPETGEPLEPGETGEIAQRGEYPCFFAEYWNQPEKTENCFKNGWYLSGDVARKDEDGYFWFEGRGDDVIISSGYRIGPFEVESSLGEHPAVAESAVVPKPDQKRGHVVKAFVVLSEGTEPSEDLKEDIRQHVRNELAAHEYPREIEFVEDLPKTVTGKIRRTELRDGE, encoded by the coding sequence ATGGGAGTTCACAACCTCCACGAGTACGACGCAGTGTGCGACTCTTTCGATTGGTCCGACATCTTCGACGAGGCAGACTGGGATGCACCCGACTCGCTCAACATTGCCCACGAGGTGTGTGACCGCCACGCCGAAAATCGCGAGAAGGTGGCCCTCTACTACGCCGGCAAAGACGGCGAGCGCGAGACGCTCACCTTCTGGGAGCTCGCTCGCCAGTCGAATAAGTTCGCGAACGTTCTCGCCTCCCTCGTCGACGAGGGCGACCGCGTGTTCTCGTACATGCCCCGCATCCCCGAACACTACGTCTCGCTCGTCGGGACGCTCAAGACGGGCGCGGTCTGGGGCAGCGTGAACGAACGCTACGGGCCGGACGGCATCGCCTACCGCCTCGACGACTGCGACGCGAAGGTCGTCGTGACGTCGGCGGCGAACCGCGAGACGGTCGGTCGGGCACTCGAAGACGCCCCCTCGGTCGAACACGTCATCGTCGTCTCCGAAGACGGGACGGGCATCAAGAAAGGCGACCTGAGTTTCCACGCCGAACTCGACGGCGCGAGCAGGCACTTTGACGTCGCCGAGACGAGCGGCGAGGACAACGCGCTGCTCTACTACACGAGCGGGACGACGGGCCGGGCAAAAGGCGTCCTCCACAAGCACCGCTGGGTCGGTGGCGTCGCCGCGACGCAGAAGTTCGCGGTGGACCTGCAACCGGGCGACCTGTACTGGTCGACCGGCGACCTCGGATGGCTGACCGGCCCGATAAATACGCTCGGTGCGTGGTACTGGGGCGCGAGTCTGTTCACCTACGAGGGCGAGTTCGACCCCGAGACGTGGGCCGGCCTCCTCGACGAGTACCCCATCTCCGTGCTGTTCAGCGTGCCGACGGCCTACCGGATGCTCCGCGAACATCAGGACGTTCTCGACGGGACGGGCCTGAACCTGCGCCACGCGCTCAGCATCGGCGAACCGCTCAGTGCGGGCGTCGTCGAGTGGGGTGAGGACGTCCTCGGCGTCACCATCCACGACACCTACGGCCAGACCGAGACGGGGAACATGATTATCAACAACTACCCGACGATGGAACTGCGCCCCGGCAGCATGGGCAAACCGCTGCCCGGCATCGAAGCCGACGTGGTAGACCCGGAGACCGGCGAACCACTGGAACCCGGGGAAACGGGTGAAATCGCCCAACGTGGCGAGTACCCGTGTTTCTTCGCCGAGTACTGGAACCAGCCCGAAAAGACCGAGAACTGCTTCAAAAACGGCTGGTACCTCTCGGGCGACGTCGCCCGCAAAGACGAAGACGGCTACTTCTGGTTCGAGGGCCGCGGCGACGACGTCATCATCTCCTCGGGGTACCGCATCGGCCCGTTCGAGGTCGAGAGTTCGCTCGGCGAACACCCCGCCGTCGCCGAATCCGCCGTCGTGCCAAAACCCGACCAGAAGCGCGGCCACGTCGTGAAGGCGTTCGTCGTCCTGAGCGAGGGAACCGAACCGAGCGAAGACCTGAAGGAGGATATCCGCCAGCACGTCCGCAACGAACTCGCGGCCCACGAGTATCCCCGCGAAATCGAGTTCGTCGAGGACTTACCGAAGACGGTAACAGGGAAGATTCGCCGCACCGAACTGCGCGACGGCGAGTAG
- a CDS encoding phosphoadenosine phosphosulfate reductase family protein: MPEGFPSYLSVDYEDGRGQSGADYPSVDEKIAKAIEVTKTALSQYKNPAIMWTGGKDSTLVLYFVKEVAAEFGYEMPPVVFIDHYEHFEDVTAFVHRWAENLGLELIVARNEDFARLGATPGDEIPVADLNEQNQRELRERLDHTADTFVFSADSYAGNHLLKTVALNNVITEHDIDGVFSGVRWDEQDARKNETFFSPRHDSEKYPPHDRVHSILQFNERALWDAFWFYLVPDLVPEYPQEGYVPQGYDDLPNGLTPEDLPVGPKYFEGFRSLGTSKGSAKSEDRPAWLQDLEHTTERAGRAQDKEGLMARLRDLGYM, encoded by the coding sequence ATGCCTGAAGGGTTTCCCTCGTATCTCAGCGTGGACTACGAAGACGGCCGCGGCCAAAGTGGTGCAGACTACCCGAGCGTAGACGAGAAGATTGCGAAGGCAATCGAGGTCACGAAGACCGCCCTCTCTCAGTACAAGAACCCGGCCATCATGTGGACCGGCGGGAAGGATTCCACCCTCGTCCTCTACTTCGTCAAAGAAGTCGCAGCGGAGTTCGGCTACGAGATGCCGCCCGTCGTCTTCATCGACCACTACGAACACTTCGAGGACGTGACGGCGTTCGTCCACCGCTGGGCCGAAAACCTCGGTCTCGAACTCATCGTCGCGCGCAACGAGGACTTCGCTCGTCTCGGGGCGACGCCCGGCGACGAGATTCCCGTCGCCGACCTGAACGAGCAGAACCAGCGCGAACTGCGCGAGCGACTCGACCACACCGCGGACACGTTCGTCTTCTCCGCGGACTCCTACGCGGGCAACCACCTGCTCAAGACCGTCGCGCTCAACAACGTCATCACCGAACACGACATTGACGGCGTGTTCTCCGGGGTGCGCTGGGACGAACAGGACGCCCGCAAGAACGAGACGTTCTTCAGCCCGCGCCACGACTCCGAGAAGTACCCGCCACACGACCGGGTGCACTCGATTCTCCAGTTCAACGAACGCGCCCTCTGGGACGCCTTCTGGTTCTACCTCGTGCCCGACCTCGTGCCCGAGTACCCACAGGAGGGCTACGTGCCACAGGGTTACGACGACCTGCCGAACGGCCTGACGCCAGAAGACCTCCCCGTGGGGCCGAAGTACTTCGAAGGCTTCCGCAGCCTCGGCACCTCGAAAGGCTCTGCGAAGAGTGAGGACCGCCCCGCGTGGCTGCAGGACTTAGAACACACCACCGAACGCGCCGGTCGCGCACAGGACAAGGAAGGCCTCATGGCCCGCCTGCGCGACCTCGGCTACATGTAA
- a CDS encoding phosphoadenosine phosphosulfate reductase family protein, protein MAQSFPDYVNADYTDGEGESAEDYPSIEHKIEKAIEVTKKGLEEYENPAIMWTGGKDSTLVLYFVKEVADRFDLEMPPAVFIDHFQHFDDLLDFVEHWADEWDLEVIYARNDDVGTLANEPGDTINVSDLNEQNQHHVRNILEYEEDTFPFLLDTYVGNHLLKTVALNNALEEYDIDGVISGIRWDEQEARADETFFSPRHDPDIYPPHDRIQPILQFDEADVWEAFWNFVVPETVADYPDEGYVPQDYDDLPNGLTHKDVPVSPKYFEGFRSLGSEVSTEKSDTEPAWLQDLDNTTERAGRAQDKEDLMERLRDLGYM, encoded by the coding sequence ATGGCACAGAGCTTCCCCGACTACGTCAACGCAGACTACACCGACGGTGAAGGCGAGAGCGCCGAGGACTATCCCTCGATCGAGCACAAAATCGAGAAGGCAATCGAAGTCACGAAGAAGGGCTTAGAGGAGTACGAGAACCCCGCAATCATGTGGACCGGCGGGAAGGACTCCACCCTCGTCCTCTACTTCGTCAAAGAGGTCGCAGACCGATTCGACCTCGAAATGCCCCCTGCGGTGTTCATCGACCACTTCCAGCACTTCGACGACCTGCTCGACTTCGTCGAACACTGGGCCGACGAGTGGGACTTAGAGGTTATCTACGCCCGCAACGACGACGTGGGCACCCTCGCAAACGAGCCGGGCGATACCATTAACGTCTCGGACCTGAACGAGCAGAACCAGCACCACGTCCGCAACATCCTCGAATACGAGGAGGACACGTTCCCGTTCCTGCTCGACACCTACGTCGGCAACCACCTGCTCAAGACCGTCGCGCTCAACAACGCGTTAGAAGAGTACGACATCGACGGCGTCATCTCCGGCATCCGCTGGGACGAGCAGGAAGCCCGTGCCGACGAGACGTTCTTCAGCCCACGTCACGACCCGGACATCTACCCGCCACACGACCGCATTCAGCCAATCCTCCAGTTCGACGAGGCGGACGTCTGGGAGGCGTTCTGGAACTTCGTCGTCCCGGAGACGGTCGCAGACTACCCGGACGAGGGCTACGTGCCACAGGACTACGACGACCTGCCAAACGGTCTGACCCACAAGGACGTGCCGGTCAGCCCGAAGTACTTCGAGGGCTTTCGCAGCCTCGGCAGCGAAGTCAGCACCGAAAAGAGCGACACCGAGCCTGCATGGCTGCAGGACTTGGACAACACGACCGAGCGCGCGGGCCGCGCCCAGGACAAAGAGGACCTGATGGAACGCCTGCGCGACCTCGGCTACATGTGA
- a CDS encoding glutaredoxin, with the protein MTFQPGESLSQDEVTERVDSAIEENEVVLFMKGNRLMPQCGFSKRAVQLIGQYREDFETVDTLASLDEFRVALKAHSGWETIPQTYVNGEFIGGSDILAELDERGELEAALDA; encoded by the coding sequence ATGACCTTTCAGCCCGGCGAGTCACTGAGTCAAGACGAAGTAACGGAACGCGTAGACAGCGCCATCGAGGAAAACGAGGTCGTCCTGTTCATGAAGGGTAACCGCCTCATGCCCCAGTGTGGCTTCTCGAAACGCGCCGTCCAGCTCATCGGCCAGTACCGCGAGGACTTCGAGACGGTGGACACCCTGGCCTCGCTCGACGAGTTCCGCGTCGCACTCAAGGCCCACAGCGGGTGGGAGACAATTCCACAGACCTACGTGAACGGCGAGTTCATCGGCGGGAGCGACATCCTCGCAGAACTGGACGAACGTGGAGAACTCGAGGCAGCACTCGACGCCTGA
- the gfcR gene encoding transcriptional regulator GfcR, whose product MKNVDDLIESASELANHGLSKGEIADELNVSRETAKWLVEQSEKQSRQTQTRAQPSADASPDDIHVDWSSLGRNSQRLSYTAKTMANVLGEAAEQIELTVGIEKAGVPLATAVARSLDTELAAYAPAKHRWESGDIEEQDLGGSFSRNFAQVRGRKCVIVDDTITSGTTMTETIEAVEEEGGEVVACVVLVDKQGVEELEGVPVHSLVQVMRVDRS is encoded by the coding sequence ATGAAGAACGTAGACGACCTCATCGAGAGTGCGAGCGAACTCGCGAACCACGGCCTCTCGAAAGGAGAAATCGCGGACGAACTCAACGTCTCCCGGGAGACGGCGAAGTGGCTGGTCGAACAGAGCGAAAAGCAGTCGCGACAGACGCAGACGCGAGCGCAACCCAGTGCGGACGCGAGTCCCGACGACATCCACGTCGATTGGAGTTCGCTCGGACGCAACAGTCAGCGACTGAGTTACACCGCGAAGACGATGGCCAACGTCCTCGGCGAGGCCGCAGAGCAAATCGAGTTGACGGTCGGCATCGAGAAGGCGGGCGTCCCGCTCGCCACCGCCGTCGCTCGGTCGCTCGACACGGAACTCGCCGCCTACGCACCCGCGAAACACCGCTGGGAGAGCGGCGACATCGAAGAACAGGACCTGGGCGGGAGTTTCTCACGGAACTTCGCGCAGGTTCGGGGTCGCAAGTGCGTCATCGTGGACGACACCATCACGAGCGGGACGACGATGACCGAGACGATCGAGGCCGTAGAGGAGGAAGGCGGCGAAGTCGTCGCGTGCGTCGTCCTCGTGGACAAACAGGGCGTCGAGGAACTGGAAGGCGTACCGGTTCACTCGCTCGTTCAGGTCATGCGGGTCGATCGGTCCTGA